In Gymnogyps californianus isolate 813 chromosome 1, ASM1813914v2, whole genome shotgun sequence, the following are encoded in one genomic region:
- the CFAP97D2 gene encoding uncharacterized protein CFAP97D2 codes for MHRAYQPILPCGNKYLQLKWDKAKYEEHKKRIQAAKPLVDTSAPATYSHLRLKLGKLKLEEDRLSAIERDNCLLLEKMSCIMRTKGQIDNKNDYKAKR; via the exons ATGCATCGAGCCTACCAGCCAATTTTACCATGTGGCAACAAATATCTTCAGCTAAAATGGGACAAAGCAAAGTATGAAGAACACAAGAAAAGG ATCCAGGCAGCAAAACCATTAGTGGACACAAGTGCCCCTGCAACATACAGCCACCTTCGTCTGAAATTAGGGAAGCTGAAG TTGGAGGAAGACCGACTTTCCGCCATCGAAAGAGACAACTGTTTGCTGCTGGAGAAGATGTCCTGCATCATGAGAACAAAGGGACAAATTGACAACAAAAATGACTATAAGGCCAAAAGGTAA